Sequence from the Microplitis demolitor isolate Queensland-Clemson2020A chromosome 7, iyMicDemo2.1a, whole genome shotgun sequence genome:
aaaatttaaatgataattattatttgaaataaaaaaaaaaatttatcgatatcATTATCACATTTTTGTTACGcaagtaaaaaagaaaagtttataatGAATTCCTGGAATTTTCACATATGAATATTCAGCTCGTGAACCTGAGTAggattttttatgaaaatttaataagagcAATTTGACTTTAGTATAACACAGAATATTCTTACACGTTAATTACAATGCTTATATACTCGTTAAAACTTGAAATATAATGTGATTgacattttcaataattcaaaaatttttcaaattaaaaattcatatcctTGAGTTGAgtgttgatataaataaaaatccccAAGAAATTCATtgtcaatttgttttttatacgggaattattcttattaaccTTTCAGACAGTTGAAAAAGCGTTAATAAATACtaggattaaaaaataaaaaaaatagaatatacgagacttaaaaaataaatatggttTTGATTGTTAGATACTTAAAGTATCTGACGAAATAGCACAATAATGCAAAACAACTTAAAGAAACAGGTTTTTCGTGTTCTGAGTGATTTAACAGAATGTTCAAAGCTAAGGACTAAAAGTTTCATATTTCTGGCTCAAGTTTATTTCGCGATCACGGTTTGCTGTACTGCATTTAAGAAGAAAGACCGAGGTGGGATTAATGGCTCAGTAGCTTTGCAATAATTTGCACAAGTCTAGGCAGAGGCAAAGCAAAcccttttatatttatttatatgtatgttgtatataaattcagatgtatataaatgaatatatacgtacatatatatatatatatatatatatatatatatatatatatatatatatatatatatatatatatgttaatacATGGAGAAGTATCCGCAGCAATGTATTCCCATCCCGATGTAATTAACGAGCCTAAGTGTCCTTTTCTCTATTCCTCTTCGTGATACTGCTGTTACTGCTGCTGTTGGCTGTATTCTGTTGTGTATAGTATTGCCGATGCGCAGAAATCCCGCGTGCCGATGCCATTACACGCTTCTGTGCTTTTAATTCCCGGGCAAAGGTCCAGCCAACGTGCAGGCTACATTTCCCGTGATATCCGGTAATTAACGGCCCGCGGATTCTTCAgtcatgataattattttatatactcaagggaaaaataatactttaaaGACTTTATccgataataattcaaataataagtggtcaatttatttaaaaaataaaaaaaaaattattgttttcatttcttcattcggaattaataaaatcttattaattttaaacttcccgctaagaaaattaaaacatttaacaaaaattcaggaagttattgttttcattccgatttccgaaaatcgaattttcatcaGAGGTTgatgttttgaggtcctaggaagctactctgactaatttcaagatgattccgagtgtatatatgtgtgtatatacatatccatgtatgtatatgtgaatatatatgtgtatgtaaatattctgtaccTTTTGATGTGGCGTTTGGTGGCTCATTAATTCCAACAATTTGTaagaaacttttaataaactcGATGTATTCATTTCAAAACCTATTCagctaaaactttataagctgcgtcgaatgccacctcaaatatcaaaattggttaattagtttaaaaatagtcgttgttgaaagaattttcaaaaagtgtTTTTCCTAATAAAATCCAAATCGTTCAACTAATTgatgatagtttttttttaacgttagTAGTTAAAAAACTTTGTAAATGTCACTTTGAACGTcaaaaatcggttcattattTCCAAAGATAttgctgataaaatataagacaataacttctcgaaatttttgaaaatcatcgattttcttagcgggaagttaaaaaacaatgatttaCTTCATTATTCTTTTTCgttattgtttattacttGAACTTTCACGATGAAAGGTGCGATGATACTATTTTCGAGtttgaagagctcaaaaatgtattaacaatagtattttcatattaaaaaaatttatttgaataaataaaaaaaaatgtctttctcactttttcaaaaagtgttatgttttatgttattattaattttatgacatcttcttgagttataaaatataaatataatatgaaaCAGAGAAGACGAAGACAATACAACGATAAACATAATGTCGAGGACATGACGTCAAGGACGACAGGTGAAAAGATAATTGAAACTGTGAAACAAAGagctatgaaaatttaaaataccgATGAAAAACTGAATTTGTCAGTGTcgaaaataacttaaatattaCGCAAATACCtcaatgtaatataaatatataaatatattgtgtaTATTAAGTAAGTATAGTCAGGGACAAGAATGAGACAATAGAAAATTACTGTCGCTTCGTTTTAATCTGTTAATACCCATGGCAATATTTTaagagtatatatatgttagtTAGGGTAGAATGAATTTTGTGAATTCCAAAATTTCGCACTAGATTCTAGTTACTCTTTACCATTAGAGCCAAATATATAACGCTGTAAATTTTTGTTGCACAACATTACAACTCGACTTTGTTATTTACGATTTTCTTCAGCTAAACTAAAGTTTCTCTATTCTCTTTATTCGTAAACTTGCAACCACAAGGATTGTAAGAATATATActctaaattaaattgctaATTAATACTCTATCGATTATTatactgataaataattcattttcggtgcaaaaaaaattgcttcATTCATTTAATCCTCCTGGAATAAAACTCTGGATCAGAGTGCATgcgaattgaaataaaattcatattctcTCGCTATATTTTGCAGAGTATTATCAATTATCttgatatatatacaaaacctgcattatttattttaattgctattttatattaccaTAAGGCTTTTACGCGCTGACGCGCGTTcattaaatatagttttttaacgctacaatttttgttcttttataagtaaaaaaaatatatatttaaatttaacaacaaCACTCTGAATTTCTGGTTCAtcggataatttattaatccataaatatcaaaatcatAAACTGCAGCTAAAAcgttagtttttaattttttatatctattttcAACGATTCCCTTATGAAAAAGTCGTTATTAAAGAAATGCATCATGGATGACTGTTGTCCATAGCAACCGTTGCCAATGACAACAGTTTCTATAACAATCGTTGCCATAACAGAAGTCTTCATAGCAACCGTTGCCATGACAAAAGTTTCCATAGCAACCGTTGTAATGACAACAGAGTTTCCATAGCAACTGTTGTAACGACAACAGTCTCCATAGCAGCCGTTGCTATGACTACAGTCTCCAAAGTAATAGTCTCCGTAGCAACCGTTGCTAGGACGAGTATAAGCGGTGACATTACACCAAATGTTTCTAGGATAGATttatgaatttcaattttttaaaaattataataattgccattattatatatatatatattttttttttaaattaattttatcacgaacttaaacgaaaaaataattgttttttgttgtttaatttGTTATTGTTTTGGTTAATTGTaggcaatattattttatacaccACGATGGTTATGGAAGGGATGGGAAGGCGGTAAGATTCACGCGTTGATGATGGACCTCGACATCGGTCTCTGTTCTGAGGTGGAGAAAAAGCAAAAGAAGAAAATGCTTCTCGATTATCTGTGGGAAAATCTTCGCTACCACAACTGGTGGGCCTACCGATATTATCTTTGCGAGGTGCTTGCCTTGGTGAATGTTATTggtgagtttaaaaaaaaaaatttataattaaaaaaaaattattaataaccacaacaataaaaacattaataataataataataaaaataaaatatagagataaataatattgaagttgagagataaaattaGCAGGATAATATAACTGAAATGTCGAGAATAATATTCCGGTAAATATCTCATTCGTTGTGTGAATGAACGAGTAGTTACGgttttgtgataaaatttgGCAGAGTTACAAACCTTTAAACTGGCCAACTAAACTCTTTGTAAAATGAGAACGAATATGCAATCCTCATTCTTTATCATAACTTCTTTATTagtcatttttatatataaaaaatatagtaattaaaaataattattaggtTATTTAATATGACATATATAGAATATAGGGGAAGGTCGGGCAAAACGGGACCGCTaagaaaatcataaatttttgtgaatttaaatgcagtgaatatttttgttttgactTCCATTTGAAGTTATTAAGCCTAATTTTCAgttgccaaaaaaataaatttttttccgggcGGGCAAAACGGACAACTcccaaaaaaagtaaaaaaaaattgtttacatcTACtctaagtgaaaaaaaaggtTTGTTGTATGGTCAGTAAATAAAGatgccaaaaaaaataattattgaagataGCTAGGGCCAGGATTTTTGCTTtgatgtaaaaataacaaaattagtaattaatgctgtcaaatttttgatattacggtgaaaatattggttgtataaaaaaaatttttaaacaaaagttgtagagaattgaattttataaagaaaatatctcttacaattttttcataaaactgataagaaagccgtaatttcaaaattgagattttcataattgtcaaaaatttgaatcattcattatgaatcttaattttggaattgcgttgaaaatattggtcgtataaaaaaattatatgagacatttttgtttgaaaactttttttataagaccTATATTTTCAgcgtaattcaaaatattctaaccattcattgaaaattaagccaaaaatcttgtccctaaagatattttatataaaatttaaataaagcgAAAAAGACACcatatgtattttttgtgACAGACAATACATTGAGTCCActgaaaaatttgtgaaaaaaaattttgggacATTCGAATTTGTACTAATATAATGATAGCAGTCGTAATGacggttaaaaaaatttttaccaaattaTTGGTGGTCCGTTTTGCCCAGCCGGTTCTTTTTGCCCACTCTTCCCCTATATAGGCTATTAATTtaagttgattattatttattagtgaaTTTGCGCAGGCCAGATGTTCCTGATGAACCGTTTTTTTGACGGTGCATTTCTCACATTCGGCATTGACGTTTTAAAATTCCTCGAATCTGATCAAGAAGACCGGATTGACCCGATGATTTTTGTCTTTCCGCGAATGACCAAatgtactttttataaatacggAGTCAGCGGTGAAGTGGAGAGACACGACGCCGTTTGTATTCTTCCTCTCAATGTCGTCAATGAGAAAATCTACGTCTTCCTGTGGTTCTGGTTCCTATTACTCGGAATTCTGAGCCTATTGACTGTTATATATAGGGTCAGTAcatcattattttaatgacaaccgtcaaagaaaaaaattttaaccccTTTCTTtccttgttaaaaaaaatgagtaaaaaaaaattttatttttatttcttacttaaatttttagattgtcattattttttctccaCGTACAAGAGTTTATTTACTAAAACTACGATttcatttggtaaaaaaaGACGCCGTGGAGACAATAGTACGACGTAGTAAAGTTGGTGACTGGTTTTTACTTTACATGCTCGGGGAAAATTTAGATACTGTTATTTATCGAGATGTAATGCATGACTTGGCCAACAAATTGTCTACGAGGCATCATCACAATGTCTCTACTATCAAAGGGGAGCTACAGGAAGCTTGATACAAGTGAGcctaatttaatatttataactatattattctataattttgtaataaatcgattattaattttaaataacgacattaaaaaaaataaaaaaataaaatagacgATAGAGTTCtcaaaaatggatattttaattaaatttaatggacTTCAACATTCGTACAGGCTTGGGGTTCAACGAAATTTAGTAAGAATAAAGAATTATTAGTTCCGGTAGGATaggttacaaaatttaaatgccGAGTCACGTTTACAGTGGGTGGAAAAACTTGACGTGCGTAATAGTGAGGGACAGAGGAGTTACAACATCATTTACGTTAAACTGATGTACAAGGAATTATTTAGAGCAAGTGTTACTATAGTTACGTCAGAATATTGTGCTGAAAATTCAGTATCGATTTATggatataattaaaagttattgacATGTTACGCGGTTTATAAA
This genomic interval carries:
- the LOC103570102 gene encoding innexin shaking-B isoform X1, which produces MDAFSALYFLFRVRRVTCDGFLMRAHVFTAAVMLIFSIIVSAKQSVGNPIDCVHTRDIPVDAFNAYCWIHSTYFVTGAMLGVAGVNVAFPGVAPSTFLWSHRRFGHLSDHNRHRQEEIKVIRYYQWVAFLLLLQAILFYTPRWLWKGWEGGKIHALMMDLDIGLCSEVEKKQKKKMLLDYLWENLRYHNWWAYRYYLCEVLALVNVIGQMFLMNRFFDGAFLTFGIDVLKFLESDQEDRIDPMIFVFPRMTKCTFYKYGVSGEVERHDAVCILPLNVVNEKIYVFLWFWFLLLGILSLLTVIYRIVIIFSPRTRVYLLKLRFHLVKKDAVETIVRRSKVGDWFLLYMLGENLDTVIYRDVMHDLANKLSTRHHHNVSTIKGELQEA
- the LOC103570102 gene encoding innexin shaking-B isoform X2; translated protein: MLDIFRGLKSLLKSNNIHTDTSVFRLHYRFTVIGLIACSLIVTTRQYVGNPIDCIHSKDLPEDVLNTYCWIHSTYTIVSAYKKKGGVEVAFPGVDNSRLYPESERKEYRYYQWVCFMLFFQAILFYTPRWLWKGWEGGKIHALMMDLDIGLCSEVEKKQKKKMLLDYLWENLRYHNWWAYRYYLCEVLALVNVIGQMFLMNRFFDGAFLTFGIDVLKFLESDQEDRIDPMIFVFPRMTKCTFYKYGVSGEVERHDAVCILPLNVVNEKIYVFLWFWFLLLGILSLLTVIYRIVIIFSPRTRVYLLKLRFHLVKKDAVETIVRRSKVGDWFLLYMLGENLDTVIYRDVMHDLANKLSTRHHHNVSTIKGELQEA